The region AGCAAAAGTCGAAGCGATTAATAATGCTTGGGCGCCGTGGGGAATAAGTCCCTGAATAATACAGGCAAATATATCTAAAATACTGGCTGATCGTTTTGGCTCAACACCGTGTTTTTGAGCAAGGTCTTTAGCGATATCACCGACAACAACAATGGATACTGTGTTATTGGCTACACAGGTATTCGTCGCTGCGACGATACTGGCAATGCCTAACTCAGCAGCGCGAGGTGAAGTACCGCCTTTGGCTTTAGAGAAGCGAGTAATCAGTGATTCAATCTTTTGACTCACAAAGGCTAAACCACCTTGTTGTGTCATCAATGCGGCTAAACCACCTACTAACATCGACAAAATGAAGATCTCTTGCATGTTGGTAAAACCGGTATAGATATCTTGGCCAAACTGAATCACGCTGTAATCGACAGTAAATAAGCCGGTAGTACCCGCTAATAAAATACCTACGGTTAACACCACAAATACGTTAACACCCGATACCGCTAAGAACAGAATCGTAAGGTAAGGAATGACTTTCACAAAGTCGATTTCTTGTGCAACGACTTCAGCTTGTCCTTGACCTGCGAAAGCAAAAAGAACCAATGTGATTGCTGATGCAGGTAAGGCAAAGATTAAGTTCTCTCGGAACTTGTCTTTCATTTCACAGCCCTGAGTACGAGTTGCGGCAATGGTGGTATCAGAAATAATCGATAAGTTATCACCAAACAAAGCACCCGACATCACGGCGCCAGCCATTAATGCATAATCAATTTGTGCCTGGTCAGCTACGCCCAAGGCAATAGGTGCTACAGCAGCAATTGTGCCCATTGATGTGCCCATTGCTGTTGCAATGAAAGCGGCTATGACGAAAAAACCTGGTAGCAATAAGGTCGATGGGATCATCGATAGACCTAGAGCCACAGTGGCATCAACACCACCGGTTGCTTTTGCTACAGAAGCAAAGGCACCCGCTAATAGATAAATAAGACACATAGCAATGATATTGCTGTGGCCAATACCGGCGATGAATGTATCGATAGATTGATTTAGCTTTTGCTTAGAAAGTAACAGCGCCAAAATAATCGCAGGTAAAATAGCGATAACACTTGGTAGTTGATAGAAGGCAAAATCTACCCCCTGGCTTTGAAAATAGACCCCAGCGCCAATGAATAATGCTAGAAAAGCAAAAAGTGGCAATAAAGCAACAAAGGAGGCAGGGCTTGTGGCCGGTTTATTTGTTTGTGTCGTCAAGTTCGTCTCTCTTATTGTCTTATTCAATTTAATTATTGTTATTCGTTCTACATCAATAGACAACGAGTTAATTAGCAATCCATTGTATTTGCCAGTTGTATTATGATGACTTATCCAATTGAGGCAAGCATAGGAGATATACAATTTTCTGTCAATATAGACGTCTAGACTTCTTTGCTTCCAAAGGTGTTTTTACTTAAGTGGTTAATGCTGGTCACATAAATTACCCCGTACGACATACACACTGTTAACTTTTGGCGCTTTCTGGCTCGTTTTTTGACCTTAAGAAGATGCTCTAA is a window of Shewanella donghaensis DNA encoding:
- a CDS encoding Na+/H+ antiporter NhaC family protein → MTTQTNKPATSPASFVALLPLFAFLALFIGAGVYFQSQGVDFAFYQLPSVIAILPAIILALLLSKQKLNQSIDTFIAGIGHSNIIAMCLIYLLAGAFASVAKATGGVDATVALGLSMIPSTLLLPGFFVIAAFIATAMGTSMGTIAAVAPIALGVADQAQIDYALMAGAVMSGALFGDNLSIISDTTIAATRTQGCEMKDKFRENLIFALPASAITLVLFAFAGQGQAEVVAQEIDFVKVIPYLTILFLAVSGVNVFVVLTVGILLAGTTGLFTVDYSVIQFGQDIYTGFTNMQEIFILSMLVGGLAALMTQQGGLAFVSQKIESLITRFSKAKGGTSPRAAELGIASIVAATNTCVANNTVSIVVVGDIAKDLAQKHGVEPKRSASILDIFACIIQGLIPHGAQALLIASTFAISPIAAISNAWYCMILAVVAISIVILRKRS